GAGCGGCCCGGCGCCGGACCCTGCCTCACACTGTGGCTATTGTATTTCTAGAATGGAGAAAAGTCAACGCATCTATTGTTTATGTTGCAAAACACCGCCGTGGGTGCTATACTCGAAGTGGTCACGGAGTGACATATATGCAAGAGTTCCCTCCGGCGACGGCATTCCTCCGCCGCCCGGGCTAGCGAGGAGTCTCGCATGCAGCTACCGCGCTCCGCCAACCCACCGGTTGCCAGCCACGAGCGATACATCGATCTGGGCGGGGAGGTCAGTCACATTTTCCATTTCGACGCGCCGCTCGACCTGGCCTACGAATACTTCCTCGATGTGCCGGCCGTCTTTCGTCTCTTGCCCGACGCCCTCGGCTGCAGCGGCTACGGCCCCGAACGGTACCGGCTGATCGTTGGCGCCACCGACGGTCATGGCCATAGTATGGCGGCGATCTTCGACTTGCAATTGCAACTCGATCCGGGCCGCGTTATCCGCATCGTTCCCGCTCACGACGGCCCAAGCCACAACCTGTCGGGGCTGGTCTTTCCCGGCGCGCTCACTGCTGAGGCGGTGTTCTTCCCCAAACCCAACGGCACGATGGTGGAATATACTGTCGGCATTGAGTTGAGCATCCCCATTCCGAACGTGCTGCGGCTGATGCCGATGAACTTCCTTCAGGCGCTTGGCGAGCGCTCGATGGAGTTCAAGATGACGCACATGATCAACGGCTTTACCCGCAACATCACTCGCGACTTCTACGTCTGGGCCGCCGGAGAGGGATAGGGCACCATCGGTTGGCCGGCTGATGCGGCTGCCTCGCACGCAAAATGGGAGGGTCGGGGAGCGTCATACCTTCCCCGACCCTCGCTGCTATTGCCACTTCACATCCTGGCGCGCCTTATAGCGCTTCTCCGGGAGCCTGACCCGCGACGATGGCGGCGCGAGCGCGGCGAGCCGCCCGGTTCAGGGGATCAAGCATTCCGGTGTCAGCGCTCTAATCGCGCCACCAGTCCTCGCGGCCCTCTGGCTCGCGCTGCGTGCGGTCGTCCCCTTCGCCAACAGCGCGCTCCAGTTCGCCAATGACCGCCCTGAAAGTCGTGCCTCCGAGCGTGACCAGGCTGCCATGTTCCACCCGCTGCTGCCCGGTAACCGGCTGACCATTGACGAAGATCGCCGCCCGCGGGTCCAGCGAGACAACGAACCAGCGCTCCAGCGCCATGCGGAACTCTGCGTGGCGAGGGAGGATCAGCCGATCCTGAAGCACCACGCCGCACTGCGGATCTGTCCCGACAATCGTGCTCCGCGCCGAGAAGAGGAGGGACTGACCTGCCCGCGAGCCGGAAATCCCGATCAGCGAGAGTGCCTTTGCCATATGCATGCCTGTACTACAGTGCTGGTATTGCGTCTGTTGTAGCACTCTTTACCCTGGCATGTCAAGTCCGGATGCGGATGTGTCGGCAGGGCCAATGCAACCGGGCGAGCCCCGACGCCCGGGTCGGCGCCGTAACCGCCCTGCAGACGTGGCGATGTCCGGGTCGGCGCGGCCTTCGCCGTGCTATAATCGCCCTCAGGAAGGAGTTGATGGCCGTGGGCGACAGCGTGCAGCGCGTGCGCATCTATCTGCGCCGCGACGATCAGTGGAAAGGCGAGGCGCGCTATCTGGCCTTGCTAGAGGAACTGCGTCGTCTGGGCGCTACCGGCGCGACCGCCCTCCAGGGGCTTGCGGGCTTCGGGCCGGGCCAGCGGTTCCGCCCCGCCGTTCCCGAGCGCTCCGATCGCTACCAGTCGGTGGTGGTGGAGTGGGTCGAACGCGCCGAGCGCGTCGCCCGGATGTTGCCGCAACTGGAGGAATTGATCGGCGAGGCCCTGGTCACTCTGGAGGAGGTCGCCGTTTATCGTGGCAGGCTGCGCGCCGGCAGCCCCTTCGGCCCCGACCGCGCGGTTGGCGATGTAATGCGCCAGCCCCCTCCCCCGGTCAGCGCCGACACGCCCCTGCGTCAGGCCGTAGCAACCATGCAGGCCGCCAGTATCGTGACGCTCCCAGTGCAGGACGAAGCCGGGCGCCTGCTCGGGGTCATCGCCGCAGCCGACCTGCGCTCCCGCGCCGGGATGCGCCTGCCCCTCGCGCTACTCGACGCGCTTACCCCCGAAGAGCGTGAACAGGCCCTTGCCCCCCTCGACGGCCGCGTCGCCCGCCAGGTCATGCGCCTGGATCCCTGCGGGGTCAATGTTCGGACGGCCATTCCGCAAGCCATCGTCAGCATGGTGGAATGGGGCCACGAGCACCTGCCGGTCATTGACCACGCCGGTACGCTCGTCGGCCTTATCGGCCAGACCGAGATCCTCTGCGCCGCCGTAGAGCACGCCTCCAGCCCATCCGCCGCTGCGCGCGATGCCGAGCCGCCCGCCAGCGTTGCCAGCATGCTCCAGCCCGCCCCCACCGTTTTGGCCAGCACGGGGCTGGACCAGGCCCTCGCTCGCCTGCTGGTCGCGCCGGAGCAACCCCTCCTCGTCGTAGACGATGGCCGCCTCGTCGGCGCTCTCGACCTCGCCAGCGTGCTGCGGGGTCTCTACGGCGCCGAACGCGCCGCCGTCCTGACCGCGCTGCACCGGCCCGGCGCTTCAGTGAGCGTCTCGCCCCTCGCCGGGCGCCCCTGTGCCGACCTGTGCGCCCCGCCTCCACCTGAGATAGCCCCCCACACCGGCCTGATCGAGGCCGCTCGCCGCCTCCTTGAAGCCCACGTGGACCGCCTCGCCGTCGTAGACGGGGAGCGGCGATTGTTGGGTATAATTGGGCGCGGCGGCGTGATGCGCGCCCTGCGGCAACAAAGCGAGTAGAATTGGCCAATCCGCGGGATTTGCCTGTCGCGACTATCTCATGAGCAAAACATTTCTGATCACCGGCGGCGCGGGGTTCCTGGGCATCAACCTCACGCGCTATCTCCTGGAACGAGGTCATCGTGTTCGTTCACTCGATATCGCCCCTTTTGATTACCCCGAACGCGCCCGCGTGGACGTGCATACCGGCGACATCCGCGACCCTGCGGCGGTTGACCGGGCTATGCAGGGGGTGGACCAGGTTGTGCACACCGCGGCGGCCCTGCCGCTCTACAAACCGGCCGACATCTTCTCCACCGACATTGACGGCACCCGCAACGTGTTGCAGTCGGCCCTGGAGCAGGGGGTCGAACGCTTCATTCATATCTCTACCACCGCCGTCTATGGCATTCCTGACCACCATCCCCTGCTTGAAACCGATAAACTGGACGGCGTAGGCCCCTATGGCGAGGCCAAGGTCAAGGCCGAGGAACTGTGCCTCAGCTACCGCGCGCGGGGCATGTGCGTGCCGATCATCCGCCCCAAGTCGTTCATCGGCCCCGAACGTCTGGGCATCTTTGCCATGCTCTACGACTGGGCCAAGGACGGCAAAAACTTTCCCCTGCCCGGCAATGGCCGGAACCGCTACCAGTTGCTCGACGTCGAAGATCTCTGCGAGGCCATTTACCTCTGCGCCACCCTTGATCGGGAGCGGGTCAACGACACCTTCAACATCGGGGCCAAAGAGTTTGCGACGATTAAAGAGGACTTCCAGGCCGTCCTCGACGCGGCGGGGTTTGGCAAAAAGATCATCACCTTTCCCGCCGCGCCGATGACCGCGGCGCTAGTGCTGCTAGAGCGGCTTAAACTGTCGCCGATCTACAAATGGGCCTACGGCACGATCACCGAAGACTCCTTCGTCTCAGTGGAGAAGGCCGAGCGAGTGCTGGGGTTCAAGCCGAAGTATTCGAACAAAGAGGCCCTGGTGCGAAACTACCGCTGGTATATCGAACACCTCCACGAGTTCGAGCATGCCACCGGGGTCTCCCATCGCGTGCCCTGGAACCAGGGAGTGTTGAAGCTGGCGAAGATGTTTTTCTAACCCCGGTGTGCAGCGATGAGCCGGGAGAGCGGCGCTCTCCCGGCTCCTCCTCTGCCCCGGCCTTGTTCAGACGGTCATTTACCGCCCGTAGCGCTCTACGATGCGCCGGATGATCGCGCTGGTTGACTGGCCTTCCGCGTAGGGCAGCAGGACTACCTGCCCGCCCTGGGCGGCGACGATGCGCGCTTCGGGCAGGCGCGCCAGGTCAGGCGCCTGCTCGAGGGTCGCGTAGTCCCCGCCCTTGACGTAGACATCGGGGCGCAGTGCGCTGACAACGGCCTCGGCCGTAGGCTGGTCAAACAGTGTCACGTGATCCACGGCGCGGAGCGCGCCAAGCACCGCGGCGCGATCAGCCTGCGGCGTGACGGGACGCAACGGTCCCTTGATCGCTCGCGTCGAAGCGTCGGAGTTAAGCGCCACCACCAGCACATCGCCGAGCGCGCGCGCCTGTTCCAGATACCTGACGTGCCCGGCGTGCAGCACGTCGAAGACGCCATTGGTCAGCACCAGGCGCAAGCCGCTGGCGCGCCAGGTCTCCCTCAGGGCCACCAGCTCATCTAGCGACAGCAGCGCCATACACCGCGTGTGCACCCTTCCGTGGACGGGCATCATCGCCGGGTCGCATCAGGACGCCGTATACATCACACCTTCGTACCGAACCGGACGGCTTCACCATATTGCTCTGCGCACTTTGAGACACATCTGAACTACGCGGTCAGGCGGTCAACTTGTCAGGCGCATTACTTCCGATACGGCGACGCCAGCACACCAAGCACTGCCGCGGTGAGGGCCACGACAAGGGTGCAGCCGTAGAGGATGGGCAACAACTCGGGAACGAAGATTTTTCCCGCCGAAACGATGGCGGAAGTGATCAGAAAGGCCGTGGTCAGAGGAAAGGTCTGGATATTGGCAATCCAGAGACCCCGGCGCCACTGCCCGCGGCGCACGCGCTCCAGCGAGCAGCGCGCGATCGCCGAGCCCGCGGCGGACATCAGCGTCCACAAAAACGTAGCGACAAAGATGTTCCAGGCCTGCTCCGGAAACGTCCAGCGAAACGCAGCGCCGCCGATGACGCCAAGGATGGCGCTGACAGCCAGTGAAACGACAAAAGTGAGAGACATGCTTCCGAGGCTCCAGCGAAAATCGCGCTCAGGCTCGACGTGGGATAATCGTCTCATCATAGCAGGATTTGCCCGCGCACCGCAAGAGCAGAACGACCAGGGTCGCATCGCGGTTCAGTGGCGAGGAGCTTGAGTTCAGGCTTACTGCGGAGCGTGAGCGAAGAGGCCGGTTGCGCCTCGCTCCGGGGCGCGCATCGCTCCACGTTCCTACAAGGACTTGATTTGCGCGAAGCGCCCGTCCATGCTACAATAAGCAGGCTGAACGGCAATGCGCTTTCGCACGCCCTTTGCCGGCGTAGCTCAATTGGCAGAGCAACGGTTTTGTAAACCGTCGGTTCAGGGTTCAAGTCCCTGCGTCGGCTCCAGATGACACGGGTCGGTACCGAAGTGGCCAAACGGGGCGGTCTGTAAAATCGCTGGCTTACGCCTTCGCAGGTTCGAATCCTGCCCGGCCCACCAGAACGAAGCGAGCATAAAGCGGAGGGACTGCTTCCGTCAAGCTGGTGAGGAATGCAATCAGGTCCCAGGGGCTTTGTGATCGCTTCGCC
The sequence above is a segment of the Chloroflexaceae bacterium genome. Coding sequences within it:
- a CDS encoding DUF1997 domain-containing protein, whose protein sequence is MQLPRSANPPVASHERYIDLGGEVSHIFHFDAPLDLAYEYFLDVPAVFRLLPDALGCSGYGPERYRLIVGATDGHGHSMAAIFDLQLQLDPGRVIRIVPAHDGPSHNLSGLVFPGALTAEAVFFPKPNGTMVEYTVGIELSIPIPNVLRLMPMNFLQALGERSMEFKMTHMINGFTRNITRDFYVWAAGEG
- a CDS encoding FHA domain-containing protein; the encoded protein is MAKALSLIGISGSRAGQSLLFSARSTIVGTDPQCGVVLQDRLILPRHAEFRMALERWFVVSLDPRAAIFVNGQPVTGQQRVEHGSLVTLGGTTFRAVIGELERAVGEGDDRTQREPEGREDWWRD
- a CDS encoding DUF190 domain-containing protein, with protein sequence MAVGDSVQRVRIYLRRDDQWKGEARYLALLEELRRLGATGATALQGLAGFGPGQRFRPAVPERSDRYQSVVVEWVERAERVARMLPQLEELIGEALVTLEEVAVYRGRLRAGSPFGPDRAVGDVMRQPPPPVSADTPLRQAVATMQAASIVTLPVQDEAGRLLGVIAAADLRSRAGMRLPLALLDALTPEEREQALAPLDGRVARQVMRLDPCGVNVRTAIPQAIVSMVEWGHEHLPVIDHAGTLVGLIGQTEILCAAVEHASSPSAAARDAEPPASVASMLQPAPTVLASTGLDQALARLLVAPEQPLLVVDDGRLVGALDLASVLRGLYGAERAAVLTALHRPGASVSVSPLAGRPCADLCAPPPPEIAPHTGLIEAARRLLEAHVDRLAVVDGERRLLGIIGRGGVMRALRQQSE
- a CDS encoding NAD-dependent epimerase/dehydratase family protein, with the translated sequence MSKTFLITGGAGFLGINLTRYLLERGHRVRSLDIAPFDYPERARVDVHTGDIRDPAAVDRAMQGVDQVVHTAAALPLYKPADIFSTDIDGTRNVLQSALEQGVERFIHISTTAVYGIPDHHPLLETDKLDGVGPYGEAKVKAEELCLSYRARGMCVPIIRPKSFIGPERLGIFAMLYDWAKDGKNFPLPGNGRNRYQLLDVEDLCEAIYLCATLDRERVNDTFNIGAKEFATIKEDFQAVLDAAGFGKKIITFPAAPMTAALVLLERLKLSPIYKWAYGTITEDSFVSVEKAERVLGFKPKYSNKEALVRNYRWYIEHLHEFEHATGVSHRVPWNQGVLKLAKMFF
- a CDS encoding adenylyltransferase/cytidyltransferase family protein, with protein sequence MALLSLDELVALRETWRASGLRLVLTNGVFDVLHAGHVRYLEQARALGDVLVVALNSDASTRAIKGPLRPVTPQADRAAVLGALRAVDHVTLFDQPTAEAVVSALRPDVYVKGGDYATLEQAPDLARLPEARIVAAQGGQVVLLPYAEGQSTSAIIRRIVERYGR